A single Cryomorphaceae bacterium DNA region contains:
- a CDS encoding methyltransferase domain-containing protein: MDQMELLIDLHRGNPRQGPGSTASTLRALKACGLPREQRLRVADIGCGSGAQTLVLAEELEADIVAVDLFPEFTEELNHRAVSAGFHDSIKTANESMEALSLESESVDLIWSEGAIYSMGFKAGLQAWRPFLRPNGVLAVSEITWTTTDRPQALEEFWGAEYPEVGTAEEKMADLRAAGYQVLEHFFLPPSDWLDEYYLPLEQSFEGFLDRHQHSKEALQVVQLHRDEIEFYRTYQAYYSYGFYIAQKV; the protein is encoded by the coding sequence ATGGACCAAATGGAATTATTGATCGACCTGCATCGAGGCAATCCTCGTCAAGGACCGGGAAGCACAGCGAGTACGCTGAGGGCCTTAAAGGCCTGTGGCCTTCCTCGCGAGCAAAGGCTTCGGGTAGCGGATATCGGTTGCGGTTCAGGGGCGCAAACCCTAGTACTGGCTGAGGAGCTCGAGGCGGATATAGTTGCCGTGGACCTGTTTCCTGAGTTTACGGAAGAACTGAATCATCGCGCCGTAAGCGCAGGGTTTCATGACTCCATCAAAACGGCTAATGAATCTATGGAGGCCCTTTCCTTGGAATCGGAATCCGTGGATCTCATTTGGTCGGAAGGGGCCATCTACAGCATGGGCTTTAAAGCGGGGCTCCAGGCTTGGCGTCCATTCCTGCGTCCCAATGGCGTCTTGGCGGTGAGCGAAATCACGTGGACCACAACGGATCGACCCCAAGCATTGGAGGAGTTCTGGGGTGCGGAATATCCTGAAGTGGGGACTGCTGAAGAGAAAATGGCCGATCTCCGTGCGGCGGGGTACCAGGTCCTGGAGCATTTCTTCCTCCCTCCTTCCGATTGGCTCGATGAATACTATCTTCCTTTGGAGCAAAGCTTTGAGGGCTTTCTGGATCGACACCAGCATTCAAAAGAAGCTCTTCAAGTTGTTCAGCTCCACCGGGACGAGATTGAATTCTACCGTACCTATCAGGCCTACTACAGCTACGGATTCTACATAGCACAAAAGGTCTGA
- a CDS encoding acyltransferase family protein, translating into MAHPSKSERLHALDALRAIMMLLGIVIHSAITYGTVDYGSAWSLKDPVNHWSNDFIVAFIHAFRMQIFFLVSGFFSALLFYDRSPGRMIQNRVKRIALPFIVFLFVLWPSIKFGFVYTGSVFSGEPESWGLAVTDLWSLGSILPNNTFHLWFLYTLIWITMFSIGFAFFFVRFKKMASKIHQGFRFVLQRPLLRLLVLGLLTMGVYGSINTWSAPVSGSFIPNFLSIVYYLFFYLIGWVLFKSKDLLGQMERGFGWNFALGMVLFCIHFFLYDSWSFWEHVAIKSLMVWGLIFGITGAFIRYGSDHSPTMRYVSDSSYWVYLVHLSWTAFLPGLLADWAVPSTVKFLTVAAITSVFCFVTYHYIVRATFIGAFLNGRRYERKLPR; encoded by the coding sequence ATGGCACACCCTTCAAAATCGGAACGACTTCACGCCTTAGACGCCTTGCGCGCCATCATGATGCTCTTGGGGATCGTCATTCATTCCGCCATCACTTATGGAACAGTCGACTACGGGAGTGCTTGGAGTTTGAAGGATCCCGTAAATCACTGGTCCAATGATTTTATCGTTGCCTTTATCCACGCCTTTCGCATGCAAATCTTCTTCTTGGTTTCAGGCTTCTTTAGCGCCCTGCTCTTTTACGATCGATCGCCAGGACGCATGATTCAAAATCGCGTGAAGCGCATTGCCCTTCCCTTTATCGTTTTTCTCTTTGTTCTGTGGCCAAGCATCAAATTCGGTTTTGTCTATACAGGGTCGGTATTTTCTGGAGAACCTGAATCCTGGGGCCTTGCGGTGACTGATCTTTGGAGCCTCGGCTCGATCCTCCCCAACAACACCTTCCACCTGTGGTTCCTGTACACCTTGATCTGGATCACTATGTTCAGCATTGGTTTTGCCTTCTTCTTTGTGCGGTTCAAGAAGATGGCCTCTAAAATCCATCAGGGCTTTCGTTTCGTATTACAGCGACCACTGCTACGCCTGCTCGTCTTGGGGCTATTGACCATGGGCGTCTACGGGAGCATCAATACGTGGTCCGCTCCGGTGTCCGGATCGTTCATTCCAAACTTTTTGTCCATCGTATACTACCTCTTTTTCTATCTCATCGGCTGGGTCCTCTTCAAATCCAAGGACCTCCTAGGCCAGATGGAGCGGGGCTTTGGCTGGAACTTCGCCCTAGGTATGGTGCTCTTTTGCATTCACTTCTTCCTGTATGATTCGTGGAGCTTCTGGGAGCACGTGGCAATAAAATCGCTGATGGTATGGGGCTTGATTTTCGGAATCACGGGAGCCTTTATTCGATACGGAAGTGACCACTCCCCCACTATGCGCTATGTGAGCGACTCCTCCTATTGGGTGTACCTCGTGCACCTGAGCTGGACGGCCTTCTTGCCTGGGCTACTGGCGGATTGGGCTGTTCCTTCTACGGTTAAGTTTTTGACCGTGGCCGCCATCACATCCGTCTTTTGCTTTGTGACCTACCACTACATCGTACGGGCCACCTTTATCGGCGCTTTCTTGAACGGACGTCGGTACGAACGTAAATTGCCTCGATAA